In Silene latifolia isolate original U9 population chromosome 3, ASM4854445v1, whole genome shotgun sequence, a single window of DNA contains:
- the LOC141649328 gene encoding uncharacterized protein LOC141649328: protein MAPGGSRQRGGYSEGGSSSREQEEDVDRSTTEVSEEEEEVAIPRHTDNRMILDPNGLWFRSQTVVRGVTNSTQENMTHGVTCWSNASDEDKEMWFNNFRRVFYWPTNLERLVWQRYNDIGKKRLRDNMYKVSKRKKAPSFMKGI, encoded by the exons ATGGCTCCTGGAGGAAGTAGGCAGCGCGGAGGCTATAGTGAGGGAGGTAGTAGCTCCCGAGAGCAGGAGGAGGACGTTGACCGTTCTACTACGGAggtgagtgaggaggaggaggaggttgctaTACCCCGACATACTGACAACAGGATGATCCTTGATCCGAATGGTCTttg gtttagaagtcaaacagttgttcgtggtgtgactaatagcacccaagagaacatgacacacggcgttacttgttggagtaacgctagtgatgaagataaggagatgtggttcaacaacttccgg cgtgtgttctattggccaaccaaccttgagcgcctagtttggcaaaggtataatgacattggcaagaagaggctaagggacaacatgtataaggtgtctaagaggaagaaggcgccatctttcatgaaaggtatttag